In Skermanella sp. TT6, one genomic interval encodes:
- a CDS encoding urea carboxylase-associated family protein, whose amino-acid sequence MKLEKPEHPEPGDADARRKIRPVICYPVDSLAPPDLPSYRAAREGWEKLSETVVPPREARCFDVPAGCFFRIVSIEGPQVGDLNLWSAGDLNLWSAGDLQERFFSGKTRALHGTHVSTGDRLWSCLPYLRPMATITEDTLDWYGFDDWGGSVHDVIGTRCDPYTHRLLAGGDYHHCCHSNLTRALAGRLGRPRESVEPAVHDVLNVFMCTGFTRDTGQYFMKASPVRPGDFLEFFAEIDLLGALSACPGGDCGAEHSSDASACHPLLVEVFRPAAPPRGWTSPAISGYDRTHGSDDS is encoded by the coding sequence ATGAAGCTCGAAAAGCCCGAGCACCCGGAACCCGGCGACGCGGACGCCCGCCGGAAGATCCGGCCCGTGATCTGCTACCCGGTGGACAGCTTGGCCCCGCCGGACCTGCCCTCCTACCGCGCCGCGCGGGAGGGCTGGGAGAAACTGTCCGAGACCGTCGTCCCGCCGCGCGAGGCCCGGTGCTTCGACGTTCCCGCGGGATGCTTCTTCCGCATCGTCAGCATCGAAGGCCCGCAGGTCGGCGACCTCAACCTCTGGTCGGCAGGCGACCTCAACCTCTGGTCGGCAGGCGACCTTCAGGAGCGCTTCTTCTCGGGCAAGACGCGGGCACTGCACGGCACGCATGTCTCGACCGGGGACCGGCTATGGTCGTGCCTGCCCTACCTGCGGCCGATGGCGACCATCACGGAGGATACCCTCGACTGGTACGGCTTCGACGACTGGGGCGGGTCGGTGCACGACGTGATCGGGACGCGCTGCGATCCCTATACCCACCGGCTCCTCGCGGGCGGGGATTATCATCACTGCTGCCACTCGAACCTGACGCGCGCCCTCGCCGGCCGCCTGGGCCGTCCCCGCGAGAGCGTCGAGCCGGCCGTGCACGATGTGCTGAACGTCTTCATGTGCACGGGGTTCACCCGCGATACCGGCCAGTACTTCATGAAGGCGAGCCCCGTCCGGCCGGGCGACTTCCTGGAGTTCTTCGCCGAGATCGACCTGCTCGGCGCCCTGTCGGCCTGCCCCGGCGGGGACTGCGGCGCCGAGCATTCGAGCGACGCGTCCGCGTGCCATCCCCTGCTCGTGGAGGTCTTCAGGCCGGCCGCGCCGCCGCGCGGCTGGACCTCCCCCGCGATCAGCGGATATGACCGGACCCATGGGTCCGACGACTCCTGA
- a CDS encoding right-handed parallel beta-helix repeat-containing protein: MPYNATSISTAAASVVPYEAAKPAAFLWVSPTGSDAGTGTASSPLKTIQAAVSKAKPGTAVMVREGVYAENVKIGVSGTADKPIWIVSADGQGKADIKAANAGLPAIYGFGPDNIVIKGFELIGGTEGVKITQGGNTLTNFATNIVIEQNIVHGQTTDGIKTAQTVNAAITGNTVYGVRGEEGIDDVYMRNGIIAHNRVYDIVGLSGIVAKAGSENVRILDNHLYQVPDGILVGGFAGNQGSTWPSTLGYQAKGFTVSGNKVDAASKHAVNAYGAVDSVIKGNYLASTGPGSVVNVSTDNLGYASKNIQLIDNIVSKSSWLSAKAGAVSVNTGNKVGGTFDGSKAGPEGLVMFGTAQPAPVPSGIPVDSRTFDWKVGAIPTKTMTGTASADRLTGTSGHDRIDGGSGADTMAGLAGDDHYVIGSRLDVVVEKAGEGRDTVQVYATGYTLAANVENLVISTSAGSEVVDNGLDNRLTGGAGADTFTFVASHGNDLIVGFELGTDRIKLDASVALGDLKVAQTPAGDMVLQHGTQSITLLGVDPDTPTASLF, translated from the coding sequence ATGCCTTACAATGCCACGTCCATCTCCACCGCGGCGGCCAGCGTGGTCCCCTACGAGGCGGCCAAGCCCGCCGCCTTCCTGTGGGTCTCCCCCACGGGCAGCGATGCAGGGACCGGAACCGCCTCCTCGCCGCTCAAGACCATCCAGGCCGCCGTGTCCAAGGCGAAGCCCGGCACCGCCGTGATGGTCAGGGAAGGGGTCTATGCCGAGAACGTCAAGATCGGCGTCAGCGGCACCGCCGACAAGCCGATCTGGATCGTCTCGGCCGACGGGCAGGGCAAGGCCGACATCAAGGCGGCCAACGCCGGCCTTCCCGCGATCTACGGCTTTGGGCCGGACAACATCGTCATCAAGGGATTCGAGCTGATCGGCGGCACCGAGGGCGTCAAGATCACCCAGGGCGGCAATACCCTGACGAACTTCGCCACCAACATCGTGATCGAGCAGAACATCGTCCACGGCCAGACCACGGACGGCATCAAGACGGCCCAGACCGTCAACGCGGCGATCACCGGCAATACCGTCTACGGGGTGCGCGGCGAGGAAGGCATCGACGACGTCTATATGCGGAACGGCATCATCGCCCACAACAGGGTCTACGACATCGTCGGGCTCTCGGGCATCGTCGCCAAGGCCGGCTCGGAAAACGTCAGGATCCTGGACAACCACCTCTACCAGGTGCCCGACGGCATCCTGGTCGGCGGCTTCGCCGGCAACCAGGGCTCGACCTGGCCCAGCACTCTCGGCTATCAGGCCAAGGGCTTCACGGTCTCCGGCAACAAGGTGGATGCCGCCTCCAAGCATGCCGTCAACGCCTACGGCGCCGTCGACAGCGTGATCAAGGGCAACTACCTGGCGTCCACCGGCCCGGGCTCGGTGGTCAACGTCAGCACGGACAACCTGGGCTATGCCAGCAAGAACATACAGCTGATCGACAACATCGTTTCCAAATCCTCCTGGCTGTCGGCCAAGGCCGGGGCGGTCAGCGTCAATACCGGCAACAAGGTCGGCGGCACCTTCGACGGGTCCAAGGCCGGTCCGGAAGGACTGGTGATGTTCGGCACGGCCCAGCCCGCCCCCGTCCCGTCCGGGATTCCGGTCGACAGCCGCACCTTCGACTGGAAGGTCGGGGCGATCCCCACCAAGACCATGACCGGTACCGCCTCGGCGGACAGGCTGACCGGCACCTCCGGCCATGACCGCATCGACGGCGGATCGGGAGCCGATACCATGGCGGGCTTGGCGGGCGACGACCACTACGTCATCGGATCCAGGCTCGACGTGGTGGTCGAGAAGGCCGGCGAGGGCCGGGACACGGTCCAGGTCTACGCAACCGGCTACACCCTGGCCGCCAATGTCGAGAATCTGGTGATCTCGACGTCGGCGGGTTCGGAGGTGGTCGACAACGGCCTGGACAACAGGCTGACCGGCGGCGCCGGTGCCGATACCTTCACCTTCGTGGCGAGCCATGGCAACGACCTGATCGTCGGGTTCGAGTTGGGCACCGACCGCATCAAGCTGGATGCCTCGGTCGCCCTGGGTGACCTGAAGGTGGCCCAGACCCCTGCGGGCGACATGGTGCTCCAGCACGGGACCCAATCGATCACCCTGCTGGGAGTGGACCCCGACACCCCGACGGCCAGCCTGTTCTGA
- a CDS encoding class I SAM-dependent methyltransferase has protein sequence MEFFDEFRTAEAYCLHLMHSHAYKEAAGLVPAGRVLDLGCNNGYGSYELSRHGHRVVGVDVSAEALDDARRRFNADNLEYRQVSGQDLPFEADSFDLITSFQVIEHIVEMEPYLREIRRVLKPGGLAVFTTPNARIRLDPGMQPWNRFHVQEFTPEHLKETVTPFFADVTIRGLYASEELYATEFNRCQRALKQARETQRAAPTAAQPVHEPIRDAIAAAVKAVLPARAVEYIRTRRDGAPARNGSAEGTLASADKERLARGSIFYREDGLDKALDLMAVCRR, from the coding sequence ATGGAGTTTTTCGACGAATTCAGGACAGCGGAGGCGTATTGCCTGCACCTCATGCACAGCCATGCCTACAAGGAGGCCGCCGGGCTCGTGCCTGCCGGCCGGGTCCTCGACCTGGGCTGCAACAACGGGTACGGCTCCTACGAGTTGAGCCGGCATGGCCACCGGGTCGTCGGCGTGGACGTCTCCGCCGAGGCGCTCGACGACGCGCGGAGGCGCTTCAACGCCGACAATCTGGAATACCGGCAGGTGAGCGGGCAGGACCTCCCGTTCGAGGCCGACAGCTTCGACCTGATCACCAGCTTCCAGGTCATCGAGCACATCGTCGAGATGGAGCCCTACCTGCGGGAGATCCGCCGCGTCCTGAAGCCAGGCGGCCTCGCGGTCTTCACCACCCCGAACGCCCGGATCAGGCTCGACCCCGGGATGCAGCCCTGGAACCGGTTCCATGTCCAGGAGTTCACGCCGGAACACCTGAAGGAAACAGTGACGCCGTTCTTCGCCGACGTGACGATCAGGGGCCTCTATGCGTCGGAGGAACTCTACGCGACGGAGTTCAATCGCTGCCAGCGGGCGCTGAAACAGGCGCGCGAGACGCAGCGCGCCGCTCCGACCGCCGCCCAGCCGGTTCACGAGCCGATCCGCGACGCGATCGCCGCCGCGGTGAAGGCGGTCCTGCCGGCGAGGGCCGTCGAGTATATCCGCACCAGGCGCGACGGCGCGCCGGCTAGGAACGGCTCCGCCGAGGGCACCCTGGCTTCCGCCGACAAGGAGAGGCTGGCCCGCGGAAGCATCTTCTACCGCGAGGACGGCCTGGACAAGGCGCTGGACCTGATGGCGGTCTGCCGGCGGTGA
- a CDS encoding glycosyltransferase family 4 protein codes for MKIGMISTEFPPAIGGMQVMAFNLAQGLSRRHDLVVYTRRNQGVPAAGLAIEPVLAADIRHDLRPLAAADVDVWLAMNAGYGALAGRLPKPMAVVCNGNDFLTPWVIDYPRQIDFLEGKPHVWRYAHPLRQAWRRRLLRRGLSRAAAVLPISEHSRDLAVRRFGLDGDRTVILHPGVEDRFFQTRTPAAAGSLRLLTVSRLDIHNRRKNVDGVLRAVAELRRGMDIRYTVVGDGNDRPRLEALAGELGIADAVRFTGKLDEAELLAAYREADLFVLAGQASETDVEGFGIVYIEAIAGGVPVLCSRSGGAVDAVRDGETGILIERSDATSIAEGIRRFQAARSGFDPARISAHAEKFRWSAAIDRVDAVLASVLRGGVPRGAAVPVEMPAGAARRADSVGMT; via the coding sequence ATGAAGATCGGCATGATATCCACCGAGTTCCCGCCGGCGATCGGCGGCATGCAGGTGATGGCGTTCAACCTGGCGCAGGGCCTGTCCCGGCGCCACGACCTCGTCGTGTACACGCGCAGGAACCAGGGAGTCCCGGCGGCGGGCCTCGCCATCGAGCCGGTCCTCGCCGCCGACATCAGGCACGACCTGCGGCCCCTGGCGGCGGCCGACGTCGATGTCTGGCTGGCCATGAATGCCGGATACGGTGCCCTGGCGGGGCGCTTGCCCAAGCCGATGGCGGTGGTCTGCAACGGCAACGACTTCCTGACGCCCTGGGTGATCGACTATCCCCGCCAGATCGACTTCCTGGAGGGAAAGCCCCATGTCTGGCGGTATGCCCATCCCCTCCGGCAGGCATGGCGCCGCCGGCTCCTCCGCCGAGGGCTTTCCCGTGCCGCGGCCGTGCTGCCGATCAGCGAGCATTCCAGGGACCTGGCCGTCCGCAGGTTCGGCCTCGACGGCGACCGGACCGTCATCCTCCATCCCGGGGTGGAGGACAGGTTCTTCCAGACCCGGACGCCTGCCGCGGCCGGGTCCCTCAGGCTGCTGACGGTATCGAGGCTGGATATCCATAACCGGCGCAAGAACGTCGACGGCGTCCTGCGCGCGGTCGCCGAACTCAGGCGTGGGATGGATATCCGCTACACGGTGGTGGGCGACGGAAACGACAGGCCCCGCCTCGAGGCCCTGGCCGGAGAACTCGGCATCGCCGATGCCGTGAGGTTCACCGGAAAGCTGGACGAGGCCGAACTCCTCGCCGCCTACCGGGAAGCCGACCTGTTCGTGCTGGCGGGCCAGGCCTCGGAAACCGACGTCGAGGGGTTCGGGATCGTCTATATCGAGGCCATCGCGGGCGGGGTCCCGGTGCTGTGCAGCCGGAGCGGCGGAGCCGTCGACGCCGTGCGGGACGGGGAGACCGGGATCCTGATCGAGCGGTCCGACGCCACGTCCATCGCCGAGGGGATCCGGCGTTTCCAGGCCGCCCGGTCCGGGTTCGACCCCGCCCGGATCAGCGCCCATGCGGAGAAGTTCCGGTGGAGTGCCGCGATCGACCGGGTCGATGCGGTGCTGGCGTCCGTGCTCCGCGGCGGCGTTCCGCGGGGCGCCGCGGTTCCCGTGGAAATGCCGGCCGGCGCGGCGCGCCGGGCGGACAGCGTGGGGATGACCTGA
- a CDS encoding lipopolysaccharide biosynthesis protein: MSVRRSLFIQFLNSYSAAGISFVSIIILARLLTPQEIGIFSVCMAFVGFLHTLRDFGIGAYLLQERNLDAEILRSAYGLALLFGWTAAAVLALSSGLVADFFNEPGVRSVTLVLAVNFLLIPLGSLAIPLLKRDMHFVSIMKINVAVSFAYAVSTILFALLGAGYMSMAWGTLVSTVVNVAGSLAARRDLIGIRPSLRHARRIISFGAYSVGSNFIVAFGPNGTEIVIGRMLGLSAVALLGKGRSLITLFQQAIMAFIMPVAGAMFARQSRDGSDVGKSFLQVIGYLTAIGWPSYIFMGFMAFPIIDILFGDQWYEAVPVAQIFCIAYSIALLHSMNNMTMEACGHARAAFRYQIILYPPTVLLVIAAAPFGLVAVAGTTIISATAGLILSYMFLGKVINIRAGQVARAVRKSALVAAITSVPPAAVYFWGGIGPGNTVIPLLAAAVMTGLVWLAAVFATDHEIKQEILRLMRSVLEQMRRMVGSAA; the protein is encoded by the coding sequence ATGTCCGTCCGCCGTTCGCTCTTCATCCAGTTCCTCAACAGCTACAGCGCCGCGGGCATATCCTTCGTCTCCATCATCATCCTGGCGCGCCTGCTCACGCCGCAGGAGATCGGCATCTTCTCGGTGTGCATGGCGTTCGTCGGGTTCCTGCATACGCTGCGGGATTTCGGGATCGGGGCCTATCTCCTCCAGGAGAGGAACCTCGATGCCGAGATCCTCCGGAGCGCCTACGGGCTGGCGCTCCTGTTCGGCTGGACGGCCGCCGCCGTGCTGGCCCTGTCCAGCGGGCTGGTGGCCGATTTCTTCAACGAGCCGGGCGTCAGGTCCGTGACCCTGGTCCTGGCGGTCAATTTCCTGCTGATCCCGCTGGGCAGCCTGGCGATCCCGCTGCTGAAGCGCGACATGCACTTCGTGAGCATCATGAAGATCAATGTCGCGGTGAGCTTCGCCTACGCCGTCTCCACGATCCTCTTCGCCCTGCTCGGCGCGGGGTACATGAGCATGGCGTGGGGGACCCTGGTCAGCACCGTGGTGAACGTGGCGGGCAGCCTGGCGGCCCGTCGGGACCTGATCGGGATACGCCCGAGCCTGCGGCATGCGCGGCGCATCATCTCGTTCGGCGCCTACTCCGTCGGCTCCAACTTCATCGTGGCCTTCGGTCCCAACGGCACCGAGATCGTCATCGGCCGCATGCTGGGGCTCAGCGCCGTGGCCCTGCTGGGCAAGGGACGCAGCCTGATCACGCTGTTCCAGCAGGCCATCATGGCCTTCATCATGCCGGTGGCGGGCGCCATGTTCGCCCGCCAGTCGCGCGACGGAAGCGATGTCGGGAAATCCTTCCTGCAGGTGATCGGCTACCTGACGGCGATCGGCTGGCCGAGCTACATCTTCATGGGCTTCATGGCCTTCCCGATCATCGACATCCTGTTCGGGGACCAGTGGTACGAGGCGGTGCCGGTAGCCCAGATCTTCTGCATCGCCTACAGCATCGCGCTGCTGCACAGCATGAACAACATGACGATGGAAGCCTGCGGGCATGCCAGGGCCGCTTTCCGGTACCAGATCATCCTCTATCCGCCGACCGTCCTCCTGGTCATCGCCGCCGCTCCCTTCGGCCTCGTGGCCGTGGCCGGCACGACGATCATTTCCGCCACGGCCGGCCTGATCCTGTCGTACATGTTCCTGGGAAAGGTGATCAACATCCGGGCAGGGCAGGTCGCCCGGGCGGTGCGCAAGAGCGCGCTGGTCGCCGCCATCACCTCCGTCCCGCCGGCGGCGGTCTATTTCTGGGGCGGGATCGGCCCGGGAAACACCGTCATCCCGCTGCTTGCCGCCGCCGTCATGACGGGTCTGGTCTGGCTGGCCGCCGTCTTCGCCACGGACCACGAGATCAAGCAGGAAATCCTGAGGCTGATGCGTAGCGTCCTCGAGCAGATGCGCAGGATGGTGGGCTCGGCCGCTTGA
- a CDS encoding GtrA family protein has translation MRWRGPRHGPGWRRALSLGAMVRFALVGGCATLLYLLISIGLPGERTGIAPAAAHVLALLAATAFSYVGHHRFTFGLSGDHERHLRRFLICSGILLALSTALSLVLTDLLRFDHRVAALSVAVGYPPASYLVNALWSFRMQE, from the coding sequence GTGAGATGGCGGGGTCCCCGTCACGGACCCGGATGGCGCCGGGCCCTGTCCCTCGGCGCCATGGTCCGTTTCGCCCTGGTCGGGGGCTGCGCCACCCTGCTTTACCTCCTGATCAGCATCGGGCTTCCGGGCGAGCGGACCGGCATCGCCCCGGCCGCCGCGCACGTGTTGGCGCTCCTGGCGGCCACGGCCTTCTCCTATGTCGGCCACCACCGCTTCACCTTCGGGCTGTCCGGCGATCACGAACGCCATCTGCGGCGCTTCCTGATCTGCTCCGGCATCCTCCTGGCGCTGAGCACGGCCCTGAGCCTCGTGCTGACCGACCTGCTGCGCTTCGATCACCGCGTCGCGGCACTCTCGGTCGCCGTCGGCTACCCGCCGGCCAGCTACCTGGTCAACGCCCTCTGGAGCTTCCGGATGCAGGAGTGA